The Plasmodium coatneyi strain Hackeri chromosome 5, complete sequence DNA window gtagatggaaggaaaattgttaggcagtagggtggaaggaaggttgttaggatggtggtaggtggaaggaaggtagactaaggagaaaggaaataggggaagaaaatgaattttcactttagggtgagaagggaagaagaaggattttcattttaggaggaaggaagaggaatttttcattttagagTGAggaggggagaagaaaaggaaattacacttttaaggaaaggagaggaaagggaaggaaagagcaggaatgaatgaaaggaaggaatgaaggaataagaaggaataggaaggaataagaaggaataagaaggaaagaaggaataagaaggaaagaaggaataaggaaggaaagaaggaataagaaggaaagaaggaaagagcgAAGGACGAAtgaggaataaggaaaggaaaggaaggggtcttaggaggaaggaaggagagggaTGGAtgttggatttcgcatttagggttagaaggaaaggtctaaggaaagaaagaaggagagtctaaggatggaagggaagaagggggtgaaggaaggaaagaaggaattgtAAGTTCCTcctaaggggaaaaatattattattataaaggATGTGTACatactttttcccttcatccGAACACAACAATGGAATATGAATTTAAAAGTTCACGCTGAAACATTTAGTAACCCCTTCCTAAGTAACAAttaaaacacatttttaagaaaTGTACAATGAAATTTCCCTgctgaaaagaaaaaaaagtaaaagcaaaaaaaaaaaaggaagaaagaaaagaatgttCAGATAGGattccatttcttcttcttaaaaatggaaagagatCCCAGGAGGATAGAGTGGAGAGAGTTAGAGTGATAATAAGtttcttgttcttttcttttctaatgaacaaataatttcttaagggaaagaagaaagagaggaactaaggaagaaagcaacgaaggaaaggaaggtagaaaggaagaatagaaTGGTAGtcgatttttatttttttccttcttagaaGAGTacgaaggaaagaacaatAGAATGGTAATAagttgcttttcttttttttttaataaaagaatgtaCCGTATgtgaggaaaggaagggaagaggaagaaggttGTTTCTTcttgaaagaaaaagaagggaaatttagaaaaaaaaaaaattaagagaaagacaaatataaaaaaaaacagaaaaaaaaaaggtggataattcctcttccttcatctCCCTATTCCTTtatggaaatataaaaaaggttGCATAGGTAGAATGTATAGGAGGGTAGGtcgtttactttttttttctttctccttttttttaaaaaatgagagatGTATAAAGAAGATCTCCCTTACTTTTCTCAGAAAGAATGCAGTACATAAGGGAACAGAGGAAaggttccttccttcttttagaCGAATGCAATGtataaagaaaggaaggggaatgttGCATGCGGGAATTCCTTTACTAatatttctgtttttcttttccttgaAAGAAGTGAGGAAAGAagttaaggaaagaataaaattgttaaaaaaaaagaaagaaataataaagaataaaagaaataggagaataatgaatggaataagaagaaaaaaggaaaaaaaaaaaaaaaaaaaaaaagaaaagaaaagaagtaaaaatttcaaagaaaaaagggagaagaaaaactgGGAATATAGAAAaccataaaaggggaaaaaggacgaCGAATGTGAAATTTGGACGATTATAGTAAGAGATTGAAAGGACGGAAGAattgaaagaaggaaaaaaataaggaaaaagaagcgaaagtgaaaaatgaagaatgatGAATTCTGTATTTTCAGAAGTGTCAGTGGAAGAATAATATTATAGGTGGGGAAAATGTGTTATACACATAGAACTTAGTAGAATGCTATTTTCAATCCGTAATGAAACGATTTTGATTTTCCATTGTTGAATAATGTGGTAAAAGGACGAAAAATGGCTTCCCCGAAGAGTGAATTTGATGAATTGAAGGAAAGGTGGTTACAGGAAAATGAAAGTATAGGTACTAACAAGCGCGTTAGGGAGGTATAACAATATAATATAGAGTGTATATGAAATACAAACATGCCAGTGTCCCGAAGTATATTACTTTTCTctattaataataaatatataatatgtacaaagaACATATCTAAATATATTACTCTAACTTACAGACAACATTAGGTGGGAATATAGTGCGCTGGGTTAGAGAAATGCTGGGGGAAATGAGTAAGGAGAATGATGTGGACACTGATGGAATAGAGTGCgaaggaatgaatgaagaaggagCAATAGGGATGACTcctgaagagaaaaaggagtgtgctttcattttaaggagtttatggaaaataaaatcaatGAGCAAGACTaaatgtggaaaaggaaCTGCTGATGAGCTAATGAAGGATTATGTGCGCTGTGCTGTTCTCAATATGTGGTTACATGAGTATTGGGATGTACATTGTGCAGCACAGCATGTTATAGAGAATGCATTTAATACAATGAAGAGTCTCGGCGCATTAAATCCAGGAGTGGAGTGTAAAGAATGTGAGTTCAAAAATTTGGAGCTCATGAAAATAAGGGGAATGCCGCTGTTAGGATATATTCTTAATATTGTGAAAAGTAAGGGGTACGTTATGAAACTAATAAATAATAGAGGACCGAAACCACAAAAACCATGTCCACCACAAAAACAGGCGAATAATGCTATATTCACAGTACATCATTCAAACAGTAATAGTATAATGACCGCAGAACAGTTCGGTTTTCTATCCAAATTAATAACACAATGGGTAATGGCAAGGGGAACGGCAGGGTTGGACAATTTTGGggtaataatatattatatacaatTAGGGAGTTGTAGAATgattatatatgaaaaataatatataatacagaaaagaattcatataatacatgggaaaacaataaaaaatgagaagtaAGAGTccaatatatatgtccatgcacattatttttttatcaaactGTAGGGAGGAATATGGACTGACCTAGGAACAATGTTTGAAAATCTTATGAGTACCCTTAAGGGTGAGGAAGACGAAATAAGACATTTATGCAAGGACGGAATGGATaaaaacggggaaaaaatagaaccaTGGAAGGAAccagaaaaagaattatgcaAAGCTATGATCAAAGTGATGTTATATACTAATGGATTAACACAAAAATTAGGAGTAAGGGATAAGGTCGAAGGTGAAGATGAAATAACGACATATCTAAGGTGTTTAGTTGGGACCCTTGTATTAGTAGAATTATATGGGGAACACTGCCGTTTTGGAAGGGTACTTCCACATGTATCACGCGTAGTAAAGGagaaggtgaaggaaaagaatttaAGAATGACGGAGGACATATGTTATAACCTAAATctagaagaagtaaaagtgGGGGGTCAATTAATTGGTGCAACAATAAAAGAATGGATAAACAAAGGAGGATGGAAGAGTGATAAGAAAGTGCGGAATTACAAAGCAATAGAGACACAGGGGAAATTTTGTACCCAGGATGCGACAAGTGAAGGAGCAGGAAGTAAGAGTAATGCACCAGGAGTGTCTAGTGAAACAGGAGTAAAGGAAATACGGGAaataatgaaagaaggaaaaactgtATCGCAGGAAGATGCAGACAATATAATAGACAGTGTGAGCAGTAAAGAATtaatgaaggaggaggataTTAAGAGGGATTTAGGGAGTGTACtcgaacaaaaaataaaggaaaccatacaaaaacaaaaatccCTCACCACCCTACAAGTAAACCCAAATACTTGCTCAATCAGTGGATTGGATGATGCGGAGCAAGGTATgttaactttttcttctctgctCACTCCTATTGTTTCAAAGTGTCTATAATTATAttcacaaatatatatttgaacCCAGGGAATGGAATATTTATAAAGgaataagtatatatgtattcattgcTTTCTCGTATTCGCTTATGCATATTTGTTTCACATTCCTTTATAGAAAATTGGGATGAACTGTTCACGCAGTTTTCAAATGTTCCAAGTGATGCTGATAAGAATGGTGTTTATGATAAGTGGGCAGGGATGAAGGATGTatgtgaagaaaatgtaATGACAGGTAAAATCTGGAACCAACAGGAGAGAGAGTTTTGCGAAGTCCTAGTAAGGAATTTAATAATTGCAAATGAACATAAGTATAAATGTGAGGAACAGAGTACACAGTtagtagaaggaaaaaagaaaccgtGTGTAGGAAAATGTGATCTCCTGACTATATGGCTGACCTATGTAAAAGGTCTTTGTGTTAGTGAGgaattaattaaatatgcCTATGAGGCTATGGAGCAGTTAGAGACTAACTGGAATGGTAAAGATGCCAATGATCTCTGTAAATATGGAGAAACTAGTAATCTTTATAGGGATAACAATGATATTTTGAACATaattattgaaaaaatgaagtgtgaagcagaaaagggaagaatgaaaggaatACACAATAGTAATTGGtgcacagaaaaatataggaAGTATAAAGTGAACGTACCTGATGGTGTGGGTCGCACTGGTAAATCTAGGGAAGAACccacaaaagggaaacagTTAGTAAATAAATTGAAGGACATTGAAAATAGAGCTAATGGCCAATTGGACGAAGTAAAAAACACGGTAGAATCACACCTAAGTTCATCCTCCTCCCCAAAGAAACCACCACCTCCCGCCGCCGCACCAGCACCTGATCCATGCTTCTCCTCCACCCAATCACCTGAACAAAAAGcagaaagtgaaaagaaaagggaagaattaaGAGCTacatggggaaaaaagaaggaagagtggACAAAGGGTGTGCCATTAGACAAGGTAAGGAAGGCAAATCTGATGTCCAGTATTAtgatatttttctaaaagaaaggaaagaaaaggcaaaaaaaaaaaaaaaagaataacgcCGAACACATATGACTATATAttcaaaggagaagaaaaaagaattatgaCCAAGAACGCACCCATATAtactaataatataattttaaaaataaaaaagttgaaacaaaaaaagagaagaatcaattaaaagaaaggaatgaaaaaaaaaaagagcgaggagggttcaggttttagggtataggtattcggatttcgggtttagggtttcagtgttcagggtttaggtttcagggtttcagtgttcggggtttaggtttcagggtttagggttcagtgtttaggtttcagggtttagggttcagtttttagggttcagggtctagggtttatggttcaggttttagggtcagggttcagtgttcagggttcaggattcaCGGTTTAGATTTCAcggtttaggatttatgATTTAagatttaggttttaggatttagggttaatggtttagggtttattgtttaggatttagggtttacgttttagggtttaggctttagggtttaggcttttggtttcagggtttagggttcagtttttagggttcagggtctagggtttaggtttcaggctttaggtttcaaggttcaaggtttaggatttagggtgtATGGGTATAGGAATTGGGATTTCGGTTttaggaacaacaatatggcctggtgtttTAAGAAATAAAGTTTGTGTTTAGTTTGAGGGAAAAAGTCGTCGCAGAGAAACAAACCTCtgataaattaaaagaggCTCCTGCCTGTGAGGACCAACACCTTGCAGACAGGCCAACCTGTAATTGGATGAAGTTGACAAAGGGGTGATCCGGTCAAGGGGTTCTAGCGGCAAGGTGTCCAACCGGACAAGAAGGAGGCGAATAAGGGGTAGACTGGACAAGGGTTGTGGTATCAGACAAGGGGAAGAACCAGAAATTTCGGTTGAAGCGGACAAGGGGAGAAGAAACCCGACAAGGGGGGGGAACCAGACAAAGGGGCCAACCTGGCAAGGGATCCAAtcggacaaggggggaaggaaccggAAAAGGGGGCAAACCGTACACGGGGCAACCGGATAGGGGGGACAACAGGACAAGAGGAAGGAACGGGACAAGGGGCAACCCTTCAGGTGCACCCTGGAAAGGGtgcatgaagaaaaaaattaaaagaaagaaaagaagaaaagaattataaaaaaagaataaataatgaaaaaaggaatgaatcaattaaaggaaaatacacGATTAAGAGCAAGAATAAATGTGTAGGtctattctttcttttattcttaggatgaaataaagggaaaagtagGAGAATTGTTAGGCGAACTGGGAGAATATATGAAAATGGGGGACGGAAAACCGACGAATATTGCGCACATATGTGGCAgcataaaacataaaaatccAAACTGGCCAAGGCAAATGAAAGATATATGCAAGaatatagtaaaaataatatactGGATGGAAAGATGGGACAAAAAGACAAATAAgtggaaaaacgaaaaagagaaaaagaaggaagatgatTGGGAGCAGTACCTAAAGTGTATAATAGGACATACAATTATATTGGAAATTCTTAAAGAGAAGTGTAATATGGATCAAGTTATGAGCATAATCTCTGGAgctatggaaggaaagggaaacaaatttCCAAGTGGGAAAAACGGAATTGAATGTGACTGGGTCAAAGAGGAGGATATAAAGTTTGGGAACGATTTATTTGGGACACAAGTACATGAATGGTTAGAGAAAGCGAAGAGTAAGGAGGATGGTATTTATGGGGTTGAACAATTAATGCAGTGGATGGGGTGTCAATcaggagagaaggaaaaagaagaacagcaacaacagggAAATTGTCCTAATGCAAGAATTGTAGATCTGTTAAAAACAGGTCGATCAAAAGAATTACGGAAATTAGTCAAGACGGACCATCCTGCACCAGCACCACGTAACCCAAGTACACTATCAACAGGTAAGAGTAACATTATTGATACAAGTAAGGGTGTCTATATTAATGGTGTTCTACTCCCTTATGGTGACGACACAATGAATTCTACAGATAAAGGCTTcgatgatgatgaaaaaTACGGCAAAGGTATTTGGACTGTAACAGACAATGCTGCGACGACCACTGTTATTAAATCTACCCCTACTGTTATTTCAGGTCCAGGTCTTACCCCTACACATGCAGATTCCCAAACTCCAAGAACAGGAACAGACACCCAAACACCATCAGGTAAGAACCTTAGGGCATAAATAGGAGGAAGTAAGAGTAAACACTTTAGGGGAAAGGTGATCACTTTAGGGAAAGTAGACACTTTATGGAAAGTGAACACTTTAGGGAAAGGAAATGACTTTcgtgaaagggaagggaaggaatgggaacattaccttcctaagggaaaggaaaggaagatcaCCTTCCATAgagtaaggaaggaaggcacTCTACTgaggagaaaggaggaagtaaccctcctaagggggaaaagaacaacacttcccaaggaaggaaaggaacaatatTCCTTCAGAAGGAGGAGGTAACGAAGAATACCTTCCCCccaagggaaggaacattaccttcctaagggaaagggaggaaaggaagggaacaacattccctaaagaaggaaagaaaggaatgggAACAACAATTCCTTCCTTGAAGAGAGGAaagaacaaccttcctaaggaggaaggaaaagaaaggaacatatttcccagaggaaggaaaggaatggaacAACTTCTCCAGGGAAAGTGAACAATCTTtcctaaaggaaggaaagggaaagaaacaacTTCCCagggggaagggaggaaaaggatTCCTTCTGGAggaaagaatggaagaaaaggcaaCAACTTTCCATAGGGAAGGAACATCATTCATtcctaaaggaaggaaaggaacttcctgaaggaaaggaacattatCGTCCTTAGGGAAGGGGAGAAATAAATGTTTTCGGCAtatagtaattttttaattacattGTAACAATCTTACATACCTTAATTTTCAGGTGCAACTAGTTCTCATGATAGTCAAGATGGTAGTGCAGGTGGTGGTGGACCTAGTCCGGGTCTTCGTCCAGGACAACAacctccccctcctccaccaCCTCAACAACAGGCGGATGGACAACTACAAGCAAGTGGTGGCCACAAGCCTCAAGGACCACCTCCACCAGGCAAACCTCAAGGACCAGCACAACAAGGTGGAAACAAAGCAGCGCGATCATCCCCCTCTGTAACAACAGGAAGAAGCGGCTCAGGGAAGAGTGCCGAAGccaccccccttccttttccagtCGCACTTAGTAACAAGAAAGGCGTCAACCCTTCCAacctccttaccccataccttcctttcatcccTGTCTTCATTGGTACATCTGTCataagttatctcctttggaaggtaagaacaaaagaacaaaaataaagaaaaagaaagaaaagaaggaaaaaaggaaggaaaaaaggaaggggtctaaggagtgaaggaaagaaggaaagaagaaaagaagaaaagaagaaaggaaagaaagaaaaaaaaaaaaaaggtgaataaATAAGTGGGGTGTGTggcatttcgcattttatgGGTGTacgtgtaggatttcgcattttagggtgtatgtaggatttcgcattttagagTGTgggtttgtaggatttcgcattttagagTGTgggtttgtaggatttcgcatttagggatgtgtgtgtaggatttcgcattttagggtgtgtgtgtgtaggatttcgcattttagggtgtgtgtgtgtaggatttcgcattttagggtgtgtgtgtaggatttcgcattttgggtgtgtgtgtgtgtaggatttcgtattttagggttgtgtatgtaggatttcgcacttcGGTTAAAAGTAGCAATTAtggttcaaaaaaaatatattcaccCCCTATAaatcactttttccttttttttttttgttttgtttagtattttggaatgcttcgtaaaatgagaaaacgttacagaagagatcatcaagtacgtggtctACCATCCCTAGAAGAACTCCTTgttcatgtggacgaccagggagatggtccacatgaatatgcGTTAGTAAAAGAAAGCAGACAACCAGGATCTGCTccagaaaaaacaaagaggTCAAGAAAACAGGGCGTTGGTCGCCGTGTTGGTCAACGTATCATTATTGATatccatttagaagtcttagatgaatgtcaaaagggcaatctgcattcgacgaaggaagacttttttgaaattttggttcacgAATTTATGGGATGCCAATTTACgaaagaagactttgttcctatggaacatgttcgaagttcagattccgggtttagggaggacgactctgttcctaaggaatgtATTCCTAATGGAAATGTACGTATGGAGggtgttcctgaggaaggatgttcctaaggaacatgttccaagttcataTTCCGAGTTTAGGGcagaagactttgttcctaaggaagacgTTCCTAGGGAAAGTGTTCCTACGGAAGATGCtcctaaggaaagtgttcctAATGAACAGGTCCTtatggaacaggttctatgttcagattccgggttttagggtgtactaaatattttttctttttttttttttttttgtgtattgcATGAATGTGTgtacgttcatgtgtaattaatataagttcggaaggaaaaaaaaaaattttcttccccactttattctgacttgtttggtgaaattttttttttttgcagattaaaaaaaatgcctattcattctgttataaaattttttaacttaataatttttttttcgtttttttgtaatacAAGAATATTTCTTCAAGAATGTCAGGCCTTTTTCCGCATCCCCGTTAGGAGTACGTTTTTTCCTTAGgtgcttattcaaacaaacacatggaaggaaggaaaaaagggaaagtaatatgaagaagaggaataaaaaaaaaaaaaaaaaaggaaagaaagaaaaggaatgtaggaaaaaagaaggaatgagggaaaggaaggaagaattgtcatttttgcttcttacatTGTATGCATTCTGTGTgcggtgttatttatgctcCTTTGAAGGCAAAAATTCCTTTACAGGTCCTACATGTTCTGGTAACCAATATTTTGGCGACCTACATTGCGATGACTATTTGTACTATTATTCGTtcttgttcctgttcttccccttcgagaCTGTACACCGTATACTGTTGATTCGTCCTCTGCAGTTGGACCTATAGTAGAAGTTTCTGTTAAGTCGTCAATATCACGCCCAgctgatcttctctttctttttccacttgagtggttaccaaaccaataagaccatggtttatactaaagggagggaaggtggtgttagggttggaaagaaggaagtctGTTAGGTgtttggtgggttgttaggggtggtagatggaaggttgttagggtggtggaaggaatgttgttagtggcggttggtggaagaaaggctATTAGGTGGGCTGTTAgggtgatggtaggtgggttgttaggtggttggtgataggtggaagaaaaggttgtgttaggtggtaggtgggttgttagggtggttggtgggttgttagggtggttggtgggttgttaggtggtaggtggtggaaggaaaattgttagagtggtaggtggaagggaaggttgttaggggtgttagaatgaaaggttgttaggtggtttgttagggggttgttagggtggtatgtgggttgttagggtggttggtgggttgttaggggttaTGTGCAAATAAATTATGTAGTTTATTCTACATATTTGTCTGTTCATATAGCATTGATGTGTCTATTggttatatttttaacattcaTATGTTATAACTGTAATTATAACTGTAATTATAactgtaattataattacatagTTATATTTGTgattgtaccttatataataagaaaggaGCGACTGTGAATGCTAGTATGCCGAATATGGAGGAAAGGgccgtggtggtggtggcttgACGAATAGCTTCGTTTGCTGTAGAAGATAATTGATCCGCTTCAGCCGTTGCAGTTGCCCGTTCAGATTCTAATTTAGATTGTGCATCACAGTACAAGGTAAAGAATTTCGACGCATCACAATATGCTCCGTACTCTGACTTGAACTTTGTACAATATGGTTCCCTTTTCCTGTTAGCATCTGTTTCGCAATCTGTGCTCACAGCTTTACATGCTAAGGAAACTTTGTTTAGGTAACTCAACCACTGTGCGTCACAATGGGGCCcaccattttgtaaattatCCCTTATCCTACAGTAGTCGTAggaataatcgaatattgtTTTCCTATGTTGGAAAGTTGTTTCGTCAGGATTATCACGGGGAATTTCACATAGCCCTGTCCCAGAGGGACTATTTATAGAGTCGCAAAGAAGACCTATGTGAAGTTGGAAATTCTTACTTTTCCATGCACCTTTAGATAATTTATCTCctagccaataataaaagaaatggcgTGCTGTACATTCTAGTGATTTCTTGTGTTCATTTCtgtaatttttgtatatatagtcCAGTGCTATCTTAGTTCGATGAAGATGCATCGTAAGCTCCCTATTTTCCAATTGATAACTCTTTACTTCTCTGCCGCAATCACTTTCATCTGAACAGTCTACATtgctcccttttcctttttcgaatTTATCATAGTACTCCTTCCATGAAGGGAAACTTTCCGGATCGGTCGGCTGCAAATATATTGTTCGGTAGAAAAGTGGAATATGCAAATGTAAGTGTAAGTGTGTAAGTGaacatttttctatatatac harbors:
- a CDS encoding SICA antigen, whose product is MRKRYRRDHQVRGLPSLEELLVHVDDQGDGPHEYALVKESRQPGSAPEKTKRSRKQGVGRRVGQRIIIDIHLEVLDECQKGNLHSTKEDFFEILVHEFMGCQFTKEDFVPMEHVRSSDSGFREDDSVPKECIPNGNVRMEGVPEEGCS